A region of Ignavibacteriota bacterium DNA encodes the following proteins:
- the queF gene encoding preQ(1) synthase — translation MKLNIETFPNPAPQRDYEISHINPEFTSVCPKTGLPDFGTITVRYVPDEVCIELKALKYYFLEFRNKGIFYEAVTNQILDDLVLACQPREMEIISEWDVRGGISSVIKAYYKKQD, via the coding sequence ATCAAGTTGAATATCGAAACATTCCCAAATCCTGCCCCTCAGCGGGATTATGAGATAAGTCACATAAATCCTGAATTTACATCTGTTTGTCCAAAGACAGGACTTCCTGACTTTGGAACAATTACAGTCCGCTACGTACCTGATGAAGTTTGCATAGAATTAAAAGCTTTAAAGTATTATTTCCTTGAATTCAGAAACAAAGGAATATTTTATGAAGCAGTAACTAATCAAATTCTTGATGATTTGGTATTGGCTTGCCAACCAAGAGAGATGGAAATCATTAGCGAGTGGGATGTTAGAGGCGGTATTTCGTCTGTAATCAAGGCTTATTACAAAAAGCAGGACTAA
- a CDS encoding PASTA domain-containing protein: MSEQEKNIEEEKRHKPYSKYRNQNDTESNFRLNLSFKPKHALPYLIVILIFILSLYLVFLLVDGVLMPALVHNKKLVKVPDLTGKSLNEGLALISGAKLAYKISHEIYSEEYPSRTIVKQVPYHNMEVKEGRTLYLTVSKGKETVSVPYLINLPLSKARLELMNKGLELGEISYDFSETVGRDSIMAQSEQRNKFVPYGSVIHITVSQGSNAQEEVPMLTGLWLEEVSFVLDEHGFELGNITFQKNETYTLNTVIAQFPPAGEMHRKGTRIDVTISQ, translated from the coding sequence TTGTCAGAACAAGAAAAAAATATCGAAGAAGAAAAAAGGCATAAACCTTACAGTAAATACCGCAACCAAAATGATACTGAGAGTAATTTTAGATTGAACTTAAGTTTTAAACCTAAACATGCTCTTCCATATTTGATTGTAATTCTAATTTTTATCCTATCATTATATTTAGTATTTTTATTGGTTGATGGAGTCTTGATGCCAGCTCTGGTACATAATAAAAAATTGGTAAAAGTACCTGATTTAACCGGTAAATCATTAAACGAAGGTTTGGCACTTATTTCGGGTGCAAAACTGGCTTACAAAATTTCCCACGAAATATATAGTGAGGAATATCCAAGCAGAACAATCGTAAAACAAGTTCCATATCATAATATGGAAGTAAAAGAGGGACGAACATTATATTTGACAGTCAGCAAGGGCAAGGAAACTGTATCAGTACCTTATTTAATCAACTTACCACTGAGCAAAGCTCGATTAGAACTAATGAACAAAGGTTTGGAACTTGGTGAGATTAGTTATGATTTCAGCGAAACCGTAGGAAGAGATTCGATTATGGCTCAAAGTGAGCAGCGAAATAAATTTGTTCCTTATGGCAGTGTTATACACATTACTGTCAGCCAAGGGTCAAATGCTCAGGAAGAAGTACCTATGCTTACAGGATTATGGCTGGAGGAAGTCAGTTTCGTGCTGGACGAACACGGATTTGAGCTGGGAAATATAACTTTTCAAAAAAATGAAACTTATACTTTAAATACAGTCATTGCTCAGTTTCCTCCTGCAGGAGAAATGCACCGAAAAGGTACTCGAATTGATGTTACGATTTCTCAGTAA
- a CDS encoding metal-dependent transcriptional regulator, with the protein MLNESIENYLKAIYGLSNNDYVSTNEIAEKLAASPSSVSKTLKKLSDSGYVYYTSHKGVKLTESGLAESMKILRRHRLLELFLHNVLGYDWDEIHDEACVLEHHISNKFEDAIDKYLGYPNRDPHGDPIPNKNGELSHYETKPVSELEVGNEGKIFRIKGNDPELLKYLSKNNLLPDKIVRIIRKEPFEGSVVLENDGKNTVIGMEVAKSILILEINNN; encoded by the coding sequence ATGCTAAACGAAAGTATTGAAAATTACTTGAAAGCAATTTACGGCTTGAGTAATAATGATTATGTTTCTACAAATGAAATTGCAGAGAAATTAGCTGCTTCACCATCATCAGTATCAAAAACATTAAAAAAATTATCAGATTCAGGATATGTTTATTATACTTCTCACAAAGGTGTAAAGCTCACTGAGTCAGGTCTTGCAGAATCTATGAAAATTCTTAGAAGGCATAGACTTCTTGAGTTGTTTCTTCATAATGTGTTAGGATATGATTGGGATGAAATTCATGATGAGGCTTGTGTTTTGGAGCATCATATAAGTAATAAATTTGAAGATGCTATTGATAAATATCTTGGATATCCAAATAGAGACCCACATGGCGATCCAATTCCAAATAAAAATGGTGAGCTTTCACATTATGAAACCAAACCTGTGTCTGAGCTTGAAGTCGGAAATGAGGGAAAAATATTCAGGATTAAAGGGAATGATCCGGAATTGCTTAAATATCTATCAAAAAATAACCTATTACCTGATAAAATTGTAAGAATTATCAGAAAGGAACCTTTTGAAGGCTCAGTCGTATTAGAGAACGATGGCAAGAATACTGTAATAGGTATGGAAGTTGCCAAATCAATTTTAATTTTAGAAATCAACAATAACTAA
- a CDS encoding TonB-dependent receptor, which yields MNFSKFFISFTIIFFGFLISLSAHDRTIRGIVHDKNDKPIPSATIRLENTMLGTIANKQGEFMLRRIPDGKFRLAITAVGYEPYYHTIEFEHEDGDDMDLNITMFESVIFSGNVVVTATRSDKIYEDVPVKVSVIDDKIFTTSQSVALRDGLRFQPGLRVEANCQNCGFTQVRLNGLEGRYSQILIDSRPIFSSLNGLYGLDQIPANMIDRVEVVRGGGSSLYGGNAIGGIINIITRKPEESNFEASYLHGFIDGRIPDRSMQLSGSSVTQRQDAGVYLFGNFHERNPWDANGDGFTESSLLKENSFGARAFYAPTAYSKLSLDFHSIGEFRRGGDQLELPPHEVMMAEELTHDIHGGGLTYEQYFNRNLSKLSAYTSVNFTNRRNYTGIEMDPRGYGKTNNSVYVGGLMMSHAIEDAWIGSNVLTFGAEYQYDNVINEATGYRTSLNQTTRLWGFYFQTDWLMTDKFSLLTGARIDKHNFVENPMINPRLTAMYKATKDLTFRGNLTTGYRAPQAYDEDLHESLRSGTRMIILLDPDLKEERSFGYSFSGDYTYYIDELPISLSLEYFNTRLLDVFVNEETGIDAAGNIVFTKRNGDGATVQGMTAEFKTFFTYDIQLQTGITYQTSTYDSPILWSEGDETEGIPEQTTSNILRTPNLYGYLTLFAQITDSWDVNLTGIYTGNMYVPHYAGGIRPDGSVLELDRMTESPDFFELNIQSSLKVFKNPDISLSFGIVNLLNQFQNDFDRGASRDTDYIYGPIRPRTYTFGIKAGI from the coding sequence ATGAATTTTTCAAAGTTTTTTATAAGCTTCACAATCATTTTTTTTGGATTTTTAATATCATTATCAGCTCATGACAGAACAATTAGGGGTATTGTTCATGATAAAAACGACAAACCAATTCCAAGTGCGACTATTCGCCTTGAAAATACAATGCTTGGAACAATAGCAAACAAGCAAGGTGAGTTTATGCTCAGACGTATCCCCGACGGGAAGTTCAGATTAGCAATAACTGCTGTGGGTTATGAACCATATTATCATACAATTGAATTCGAGCACGAAGATGGAGATGATATGGATTTGAATATTACAATGTTTGAGTCTGTCATATTTTCCGGTAATGTTGTTGTCACAGCAACACGCTCGGACAAAATATATGAGGATGTACCCGTAAAAGTGTCTGTAATTGATGATAAGATATTTACAACATCTCAATCAGTAGCTCTTCGTGACGGACTTAGATTTCAACCGGGACTCAGAGTAGAGGCGAACTGTCAGAACTGCGGTTTTACTCAGGTAAGGCTCAACGGACTTGAGGGCAGATATTCTCAGATTCTAATTGATAGCAGACCTATATTTTCATCATTGAATGGATTATACGGCTTAGACCAAATTCCGGCAAATATGATTGACAGAGTTGAGGTCGTAAGAGGTGGCGGCTCTTCACTTTATGGTGGGAATGCTATTGGCGGGATTATAAATATCATCACAAGGAAGCCTGAAGAAAGCAATTTTGAAGCATCATATCTGCATGGTTTTATAGATGGCAGAATCCCTGACCGTTCTATGCAGTTAAGTGGTTCAAGTGTAACCCAAAGGCAGGACGCCGGAGTTTATCTTTTCGGAAATTTCCACGAAAGAAATCCATGGGACGCAAATGGTGATGGGTTTACAGAGTCGTCACTTCTCAAAGAAAATTCATTTGGAGCAAGAGCATTTTATGCTCCAACAGCATACAGCAAATTATCACTTGATTTTCATTCGATTGGCGAGTTCAGACGTGGGGGAGACCAGCTCGAACTTCCACCACATGAAGTAATGATGGCTGAAGAACTGACACATGATATTCATGGAGGAGGACTAACTTATGAGCAGTACTTCAACCGTAATCTATCGAAATTATCTGCATATACTTCTGTGAATTTTACAAACCGCAGAAATTATACCGGTATTGAAATGGACCCTCGTGGCTATGGCAAAACCAATAACTCTGTATATGTTGGCGGGCTTATGATGTCGCATGCTATTGAAGATGCATGGATAGGAAGCAATGTGCTTACTTTTGGTGCTGAATATCAGTATGACAATGTAATTAATGAAGCTACAGGTTACAGGACATCACTAAATCAGACTACGAGATTATGGGGATTCTATTTCCAGACAGACTGGCTTATGACTGATAAATTCAGCTTACTTACAGGTGCAAGAATTGATAAACATAATTTTGTCGAAAATCCAATGATTAACCCAAGACTTACTGCAATGTATAAAGCTACAAAAGATTTAACTTTCAGAGGTAATCTTACAACCGGTTACAGAGCGCCACAGGCGTATGATGAAGACCTGCACGAAAGTCTCCGCTCCGGTACAAGAATGATTATCCTTCTCGACCCTGATTTGAAAGAGGAACGCTCATTTGGATATTCCTTCAGTGGTGATTACACATATTACATTGATGAATTGCCAATTTCACTTTCGTTGGAATATTTCAATACAAGGCTATTGGATGTCTTCGTTAATGAAGAAACTGGTATTGATGCCGCAGGGAATATTGTATTTACAAAAAGGAACGGAGATGGTGCTACGGTTCAGGGAATGACAGCTGAATTCAAAACATTTTTTACTTACGATATTCAGCTACAGACCGGTATTACTTACCAAACAAGTACTTACGATTCGCCCATTTTATGGTCTGAGGGGGATGAGACTGAAGGAATTCCGGAGCAAACTACAAGCAATATCCTCCGAACACCTAATCTTTATGGCTATCTTACACTGTTTGCACAAATCACTGATAGCTGGGATGTTAACCTGACAGGCATTTATACTGGCAATATGTATGTACCACATTATGCCGGTGGAATTCGACCGGATGGTTCTGTACTTGAATTAGACAGAATGACTGAATCGCCTGATTTCTTTGAGCTGAACATTCAATCATCTCTAAAGGTTTTCAAAAATCCTGATATTTCTCTCAGTTTTGGAATAGTCAATTTGCTGAATCAGTTTCAGAATGATTTCGACAGAGGAGCTTCCCGAGATACAGATTATATATATGGACCTATTCGCCCACGAACATACACCTTTGGAATTAAAGCAGGTATATAG
- a CDS encoding T9SS type A sorting domain-containing protein: MYSDIPVPEKMIEITDFQVLTGDSVSIGDTIAVLLDFRAIIDCDVMVSLPIFGGIRLLNDTTRNFQYSQNISVEKDSIESLTFYLIASDSGTTYIKAAVAIIPNDSYVRFPQNFSGMDESPHYEIDIGTPDISYLMICKNFIPNQDIVCQNLYFGQLVLNVGTEELSPVRRNVNVNGKILFHDYYEPFAPNEAREKGALTNVWLFFYKSNLHVSLYHPVPYHNGKPIEGVHFARCNEQGGFGFAFDYLLDSLILSDPSANWKIGLFVGKENEAVLLNSMNKHHLIHNIVNPDRDSDELKVFQIRINPDLNNQFSSTANYTWHLGKRYFGSFGSNDEEGAIFRHTTLARKFLIERLEIDENNSIQMAENIPNQVVINEKYHPSDKNHFNGFTKSINIVHRNNVRRSLPTANLMAHEWAHYYHDFLTFRGSSEIYEGWAMFFANVFIDWQENKYGDYRNHIDDTEMGPFTSHELDDDGGLEIWERFGNCSQVTFNNLNAYNRCRFAAYLGNLYDSFDEGDFKSFRYRGYDNDDVQGLGKTVFDCFVHYNLNYETLTVSDKSIPKGFNDLFKSFAADTDNELQESIQKIYDFMEFGDNVLPLSSDIAIRSPQINLSSFVEDTDLVLEFETRAYPDNIGLGSIVYYENSIKAFSTTSFDFRNRETGVNIYVSDGLDWVLQNFVSFTEQDYSYVIDNRIPNNYKISSFKLHGGDSYNPYIRTTPGKRSLFGFEEQNTKPLIYPNPNNGLINIKSSLFGSTDLTIELFDLLSNTIFVVNLKANNNLVTFSIPQHLTNGTYFIKITDKISGNNLMSNSVILKR; this comes from the coding sequence ATGTATTCCGACATACCTGTACCTGAGAAAATGATTGAGATTACAGATTTTCAGGTGCTTACAGGTGATAGCGTAAGCATTGGTGATACTATTGCTGTATTATTGGATTTCAGAGCTATAATTGATTGTGATGTTATGGTTTCTTTGCCAATATTTGGTGGAATCAGATTACTTAACGATACTACGAGAAACTTCCAATATTCACAGAACATAAGTGTGGAAAAGGATAGTATCGAAAGCCTTACTTTTTACTTAATTGCAAGTGATTCAGGTACTACCTATATTAAAGCTGCTGTAGCTATTATACCCAATGATAGCTATGTAAGATTCCCTCAAAATTTTTCCGGTATGGATGAATCACCACATTATGAAATTGATATTGGTACACCCGATATATCGTATTTAATGATTTGTAAGAATTTTATACCAAATCAAGATATTGTATGCCAAAATTTATACTTCGGACAGCTTGTTTTAAATGTAGGTACTGAAGAACTTTCACCTGTTAGAAGAAATGTAAATGTTAACGGAAAAATATTATTTCATGATTATTATGAACCATTCGCTCCAAATGAAGCACGAGAAAAAGGTGCATTAACTAATGTCTGGCTTTTTTTCTACAAGTCAAATTTACATGTTTCATTATATCATCCTGTGCCTTATCATAATGGAAAACCTATTGAAGGGGTTCATTTTGCAAGATGTAACGAGCAAGGTGGATTCGGATTTGCATTTGACTATCTTTTAGATTCTCTGATTTTATCTGACCCTTCAGCAAATTGGAAAATTGGACTTTTTGTAGGCAAGGAAAATGAAGCTGTTTTATTAAATTCTATGAATAAACATCATTTGATACATAATATTGTCAATCCTGACAGAGATTCTGATGAATTAAAAGTATTTCAAATAAGAATAAATCCTGACTTAAATAATCAATTTTCGTCAACTGCAAACTACACATGGCATCTTGGAAAAAGATATTTCGGGTCATTTGGTTCGAATGATGAAGAAGGAGCTATTTTCAGACACACGACTTTAGCAAGAAAATTCTTAATTGAAAGACTGGAAATTGATGAAAACAACTCAATTCAAATGGCTGAAAATATTCCTAATCAAGTTGTTATTAATGAAAAATATCATCCATCTGATAAAAACCATTTCAATGGATTTACAAAGTCGATAAATATCGTACATCGTAATAATGTTAGAAGGTCATTACCAACTGCAAACTTGATGGCTCATGAATGGGCTCATTATTATCATGACTTTTTAACATTTAGAGGTAGCTCAGAAATTTATGAAGGATGGGCAATGTTTTTCGCTAATGTATTTATTGATTGGCAAGAGAACAAATATGGGGACTACCGAAATCATATCGATGATACTGAAATGGGACCGTTTACTTCTCATGAACTTGATGATGATGGCGGGTTAGAAATTTGGGAGCGATTTGGAAATTGTAGTCAAGTTACTTTTAATAACTTGAATGCATATAACAGATGTCGATTTGCAGCTTATCTCGGCAATCTTTATGATAGTTTTGATGAAGGGGATTTTAAAAGTTTTAGATATAGAGGGTATGATAATGATGATGTGCAAGGTTTAGGAAAAACAGTGTTTGATTGTTTTGTACATTACAACCTTAATTACGAGACATTAACAGTTTCCGATAAATCAATACCGAAAGGTTTCAATGATTTATTCAAATCATTTGCTGCTGATACCGACAACGAATTACAAGAATCCATTCAAAAAATATATGATTTTATGGAGTTTGGTGATAATGTATTACCATTATCTTCTGATATCGCTATAAGATCACCACAGATAAACTTATCGTCTTTTGTGGAGGATACAGATTTGGTTTTAGAATTTGAAACCCGTGCTTATCCTGATAATATTGGACTTGGTTCAATAGTGTATTATGAAAATTCAATCAAAGCATTTTCTACTACATCATTTGATTTTCGTAATAGAGAAACAGGTGTTAACATCTATGTTTCAGATGGTTTAGACTGGGTGTTGCAAAATTTTGTCAGTTTTACAGAGCAGGATTATTCTTATGTTATAGATAATCGAATTCCCAATAACTACAAAATATCAAGTTTCAAGTTACATGGTGGTGATTCATACAATCCCTATATAAGGACGACTCCAGGTAAGAGAAGTCTATTTGGATTTGAAGAACAAAACACTAAACCTTTGATATACCCGAATCCTAATAACGGATTAATAAACATCAAGTCCTCATTATTTGGTAGTACAGATTTGACAATCGAACTATTTGACTTATTGTCAAATACAATATTTGTTGTAAATCTTAAAGCAAACAACAATCTTGTTACTTTTTCGATACCACAGCATTTAACAAATGGTACTTACTTTATAAAAATTACTGATAAAATTTCAGGCAATAACTTAATGAGCAATTCAGTAATTCTTAAACGTTAA